Proteins co-encoded in one Pelobates fuscus isolate aPelFus1 chromosome 5, aPelFus1.pri, whole genome shotgun sequence genomic window:
- the SF3A1 gene encoding splicing factor 3A subunit 1: MPALPLQLMAPQPPDGVQQMEEEKKEEVVPSKPIVGIIYPPPEVRNIVDKTASFVARNGPEFEARIRQNEINNPKFNFLNPNDPYHAYYRHKVNEFKEGKAQEPSAAIPKVMQQQQSVQQLPQKVQAQVVQETIIPKEPPPEFEFVADPPSISAFDLDVVKLTAQFVARNGRQFLTQLMQKEQRNYQFDFLRPQHSLFNYFTKLVEQYTKILIPPKSLFPKLKKEAEHPTEVLDQVRYRVEWAKFQERERKKEEEEKERERVAYAQIDWHDFVVVETVDFQPNEQGNFPPPTTPEELGARILIQERYEKFGESEEVEMEVESDDEEEVKDSKGDESSQMDQDTQVQDMDEGSDDEEYAQRAPLPPEAPMPPPLPPTPDQVIVRKDYDPKANKPQPPAPASDEYLVSPITGEKIPASKMQEHMRIGLLDPRWLEQRDRSIREKQGDDEVYAPGLDIESSLKQLAERRTDIFGVEETAIGKKIGEEEIQKPEEKVTWDGHSGSMARTQQAAQANITLQEQIEAIHKAKGLVPEEDGKDKIGPSKPNEMSQPPPPSSASTMTSSAPPMNVAPRPPPVSHQQQMNTPVSRPPSMPPPIRTTMVSAMPVMQRPPMASVVRLPPGSVLTAPMPPILHSQRINVVPMPPNPPPMMAQRSPHMIVPAAFVPAPPVAPVPAPAPLPPSHPPPPLDDEPAAKKMKNEDSLMPEEEFLRRNKGPVTVKVQVPNMQDKTEWKLGGQVLAFTLPLSDQVSVIKVKIHEATGMPAGKQKLQYDGIFIKDSNSLAYYNMQNGATIHLALKERGGRKK; encoded by the exons ATGCCGGCCTTACCGTTACAGCTGATGGCGCCGCAGCCCCCGGATGGAGTCCAG CAAATGGAGGAGGAAAAGAAAGAAGAGGTGGTTCCATCCAAGCCAATTGTGGGAATTATATATCCACCTCCTGAAGTCAGAAATATTGTGGATAAAACTGCAAGCTTCGTGGCCAG AAATGGTCCAGAGTTTGAAGCCAGGATTAGACAGAATGAAATCAACAATCCCAAGTTTAACTTTTTGAATCCAAATGACCCTTACCATGCCTACTACCGCCACAAGGTCAATGAGTTTAAAGAAGGAAAAGCCCAAGAACCTTCTGCAGCCATTCCTAAAGTAATGCAACAACAACAGTCTGTGCAGCAGCTGCCTCAGAAG GTTCAGGCCCAAGTTGTTCAGGAAACCATTATCCCAAAGGAACCACCTCCAGAATTTGAGTTTGTGGCTGATCCACCTTCTATCTCTGCTTTTGACCTGGATGTTGTAAAGCTTACTGCTCAATTTGTGGCTCGTAATGGCCGTCAGTTTCTGACACAGCTGATGCAAAAAGAGCAGAGGAATTACCAGTTTGACTTCCTTCGGCCTCAACACAGCCTCTTCAATTACTTCACAAAGCTTGTGGAACAGTATACAAAG ATCCTGATTCCTCCTAAATCCTTATTTCCCAAGCTGAAGAAAGAGGCTGAACACCCCACAGAGGTTTTAGATCAG GTGCGTTACCGTGTTGAGTGGGCAAAATTccaagagagggagagaaaaaaggaagaggaagagaagGAGCGAGAGCGTGTGGCTTATGCACAAATTGATTGGCATGATTTTGTTGTAGTGGAGACTGTTGACTTTCAACCAAATGAGCAGG GTAATTTcccacctcccaccaccccagaGGAGTTAGGGGCTCGTATTCTGATACAAGAGCGTTACGAGAAGTTTGGGGAGAGTGAAGAAGTGGAGATGGAGGTAGAATCAGATGATGAAGAGGAGGTGAAAGACAGTAAGGGTGACGAATCTTCTCAAATGGATCAAGATACCCAGGTTCAAGATATGGATGAG GGTTCTGATGATGAAGAATATGCCCAAAGAGCTCCTCTTCCACCTGAAGCTCCCATGCCTCCACCACTGCCACCTACACCAGATCAAGTCATTGTCAGAAAGGATTACGATCCCAAAG CAAACAAGCCTCAGCCTCCTGCTCCTGCCTCAGATGAGTATCTGGTGTCCCCCATTACCGGAGAAAAGATTCCTGCCAGTAAGATGCAAGAGCATATGCGTATTGGGCTGCTGGATCCTCGCTGGTTGGAGCAGAGGGATCGATCTATCCGTGAAAAGCAAGGAGACGATGAGGTGTACGCTCCAG gGCTGGATATTGAGAGCAGCTTGAAGCAGTTGGCTGAACGTCGTACCGATATCTTCGGTGTTGAAGAAACAGCCATTGGTAAAAAGATTGGCGAAGAGGAGATCCAGAAGCCTGAAGAAAAG GTAACATGGGATGGGCACTCTGGCAGCATGGCACGTACCCAGCAAGCAGCGCAAGCCAATATAACCTTGCAGGAGCAAATTGAGGCCATTCACAAGGCTAAGGGACTGGTGCCAGAAGAGGATGGCAAGGACAAGATTGGTCCCAGCAAGCCCAATGAGATGTCTCAACCTCCACCTCCATCTTCTGCATCAACCATGACCAGCTCTGCACCACCTATGAATGTTGCACCTAGGCCACCTCCAGTATCCCACCAACAACAGATGAACACACCAGTTTCTCGACCACCCTCG atGCCACCTCCTATACGTACCACTATGGTGTCTGCCATGCCAGTGATGCAGAGGCCTCCTATGGCATCTGTGGTGCGCCTTCCACCAGGTTCTGTCTTAACGGCTCCCATGCCACCAATACTACACTCACAAAGGATCAATGTGGTGCCAATGCCACCCAATCCTCCACCCATGATGGCACAGCGTTCTCCACATATGATTGTCCCAGCTG CCTTTGTCCCTGCTCCTCCAGTTGCCCCAGTGCCTGCACCAGCACCTTTGCCCCCATCTCATCCTCCACCCCCACTGGATGATGagccagcagcaaagaaaatgaAGAATGAAGACTCATTAATGCCAGAAGAGGAATTCTTGCGCAGGAACAAG GGACCAGTTACAGTCAAAGTCCAAGTTCCTAACATGCAGGACAAAACAGAATGGAAGCTGGGAGGACAGGTCTTGGCATTTACACTGCCATTGTCTGATCAG GTCTCAGTCATAAAGGTTAAGATCCATGAAGCTACTGGAATGCCAGCTGGAAAGCAGAAGCTTCAGTATGAT GGGATTTTTATTAAAGATTCAAATTCTCTGGCTTACTACAATATGCAGAATGGAGCCACAATCCACCTGGCTCTGAAGGAGAGAGGAGGCAGGAAGAAGTGA